The genomic DNA GGCACCAGGTCGTAGCTGAAATCGAAATGGTCAAAGAGGAAATCCGCGAGCCGGTGGTACGTGAAGTCCCACATGATGCCCTCGGAAAGCCCGCCCGGCGTCGTGAAGATGTCGCCGGTGAGTTTCATGGCGATGTAGTCGCCCGGCAGCATGATCTTGTGGATTTTCTTGTAGACGTCGGGGAGATGTTCCTTTACCCATGCGAGTTTGGAGGCCGTGAAATTTCCCGGCGGATTGAGGAGCCGCGACAGGCATTGGGCGCCGCCGATGGCGGCGCATGCGCGCTCGCCCGTCTCGACCGCCCTGCTGTCGCACCAGATGATCGCGTTGGCGAGCGGTTTTTCGTTTTTGTCAACCATAACCAGCCCGTGCATCTGGTACGCTATGCCGATGGCGCGGACCGCTTTCATATCGATTTGGGGATTCCGCCTGAGCGCGGCAATGGCGAGCCTTACGTGGCTCCACCAGGTTTCCGGATGCTGTTCCGCCCAGCCCGGTTTCGGGGAAATGATTTCCATTTCTGATTCCGGGCTCGTTGCCGAGGCGACGACCTTCTGGTTTTCAATATCGAGCAGCGACGCCTTTATCGACGAACTGCCGATGTCCAGGCCGAGGAGGTATCCGGTGTCGTTCATGAAAATATCACCCTGAACTTTTTTATCAACTCTTAAATTGTTCTTTTCAATGCTGATAATATGGAATCATCTGCCAAATAATTTAAAAGATGAGGCAGTAAAAAGCCTGATAGAATTAGTTACTTTGTTTATCTAATTGATATATCTTTAAATATCGTGATCCATTTCAGGCAGGAAGAGCAAAGGATCCTTTATATAATATTTTTGCGTGGCAGCGCCCACGCGCTCGTGACAGTTTGATCGTCGCATGCATCCGGGGCCTTCAGCCCCCGGGCCCGTTTTGTTGGGGCGGTTCGCGAACCGCCCCAACAAAACCTCGGGCCGCGGCAGCCCGAGCCGAAGGACGACGACCCTTGTGACCCTTGGAAATCCCTGACGAGGGAGAAGCACCCGAAGGGGTGGACCGTAAGAAGGGCCGCCGCGGAACGCCCAAATTTATTTTTAAGAAAAACATCAAACTAGGGATTTCCTCCTATGAAAAAAAGACCCGGCATCCAAAAAGCGGTCCATTATTTAACCCACGGCGTCGAGACCGGCGCCTTCAGGCAAAAACTCCCCACTATTAAATCGCTCGCAAAGGCCGCAGACGTCTCGTTCGTCACCATGTGGAAGGCAGTTGACCAGCTCAGGCGCAAGGGAATGCTTTCGCGGGAAAACCTCGGCCGCGCCGGAGGACGGCGTGACAAATCAGCCCCCGCACCTCCGGCGGCGATGCAAGCGCCCGCCGTTTATCCGGACATTGAGCAGTTCGAACCGGTATGGCAGAAAATGCTTGCCCGCTTCAAACAGGACGTACTCACCGGAAGGTTTCCCGCGGGCCAGCCCCTGCCCTCGTGCAAGGAACTCCAGGGAATGTACGGCGTGTCGTATCCCACGCTGCGCAAGGCGCTCGAAACGCTCTCGTCGCAGGAGATCATCAGGCCGCACCAGCGGGGGTACATCGCGCCGGCATTGACAAAATCGGAATCAACGGTGCGTATCGTCGCGATCGGGTGCGGCTGGGAGGACGGGACGCTGTGGATCGATTACCAGGACAAGAATTATTTCCGCATCCTCGAGTCGGAGTGCATCCAGAGCAAGGTGGCGCTCGACATCGTGGTGTACTGCAGGCAGGGCGACCGGCTCTGCTTCATCGACACCATCACCCGCAAGCCGTACGACCTTTCAAACGACAACATCCTGAGCATCATCATGATCGTCGCCAACCTCGAAATCCCGCCCGAGGAGGTGATAAAAAAAATCGTGGGGTATAAAAAACCGGTTGCCGTGCTCGACGTGGTGGGAGGATGGGAGGCCTCCGCCCGGACCGCGAGCAACTATTACCTGCAGCTCTTCACCGTCACCATGTCGATCCGGCCCCCGCGATCCGTGGCGCAGTACCTGCTCACCCTGGGCCACAAAAACGTCGCGTTCCTCTCGCCGTTTCACAAGGCGCCGTGGTCGCGGCAGCGCAGCAGCGGCGTAAGCGAAATCTTCCGCGACGCGGGATACGCCGGCAACGTACGCATGCACGTACTCGACCAGTACGCCTTCCAGTGGGACTTTCTGCAAGAGGACCAAAACAACCCCGACGACGTCCAGACCATCGTGGCGGCCTACCGCGAATGGCAGAAATACGCGGACTCGGAGTTCTTCAGGAAATTCGGCCACATCAGCTACAACATCTCAAAGTACCTCACCGAATGGAACTGCGCCACGGGCGAGATCTACCACCGCATGGTCCCGCTGTTCGGGCAGGCCCTCAAGAACAAGGCGGTCACCGCCTGGGTGATGGCCAACGATTACGCCGCGACGCTCGCGCTCGACTACCTCAAGGAGGTCAAGGTGCGCGTCCCCGAAGACCTCTCGATCATCTCGTTCGACAATACGCTTGACGCAA from Chitinivibrionales bacterium includes the following:
- a CDS encoding substrate-binding domain-containing protein, whose protein sequence is MKKRPGIQKAVHYLTHGVETGAFRQKLPTIKSLAKAADVSFVTMWKAVDQLRRKGMLSRENLGRAGGRRDKSAPAPPAAMQAPAVYPDIEQFEPVWQKMLARFKQDVLTGRFPAGQPLPSCKELQGMYGVSYPTLRKALETLSSQEIIRPHQRGYIAPALTKSESTVRIVAIGCGWEDGTLWIDYQDKNYFRILESECIQSKVALDIVVYCRQGDRLCFIDTITRKPYDLSNDNILSIIMIVANLEIPPEEVIKKIVGYKKPVAVLDVVGGWEASARTASNYYLQLFTVTMSIRPPRSVAQYLLTLGHKNVAFLSPFHKAPWSRQRSSGVSEIFRDAGYAGNVRMHVLDQYAFQWDFLQEDQNNPDDVQTIVAAYREWQKYADSEFFRKFGHISYNISKYLTEWNCATGEIYHRMVPLFGQALKNKAVTAWVMANDYAATLALDYLKEVKVRVPEDLSIISFDNTLDAMEYQLTSYDFNLSGIVSVMLRYALRPSSVSSPRHKAVIEAEGTIIERRSTMRPAKGSVE